In the genome of Raphanus sativus cultivar WK10039 chromosome 4, ASM80110v3, whole genome shotgun sequence, one region contains:
- the LOC108849095 gene encoding BOI-related E3 ubiquitin-protein ligase 1, whose protein sequence is MAVKAHHHHPTMFYLNRNGQEGNDLSPELQKSQFPSITTGVNTRKRAREVIDLENMTSPMNPPPSTPPQFISRRQTPNVVSTGLRLSQGQSQNREQRSPSSSSFPMTNEDIAGEIKRQSDELDIFLQTQGEQLRRMLAETGERHYRELLRRTEESVRRRLREKEAEIEKATRRHAELEARATQIEAETRAWQARAASKEAEATALQARLQQAVAHGGGATVAEPNSGSVDGVDEAGDAESAYVDPDRLELTGRSCRICCRRSATVLALPCRHLILCKGCDGSVRVCPLCFTSKSSSVEVFFS, encoded by the exons ATGGCGGTTAAAGCTCATCACCATCATCCTACTATGTTCTACCTTAACAG AAACGGACAAGAAGGGAATGATCTTTCGCCGGAGCTGCAAAAGTCTCAGTTTCCGTCCATCACCACCG GGGTTAATACAAGAAAGCGAGCCAGAGAAGTGATTGATTTAGAAAACATGACGTCTCCGATGAACCCTCCGCCGTCTACTCCGCCGCAATTTATCAGCCGTCGACAAACTCCTAATGTAGTATCCACCGGTCTTCGCTTGTCTCAGGGACAATCGCAGAATCGAGAACAACggtcaccatcatcatcatcttttccGATGACAAACGAAGATATCGCCGGAGAAATCAAACGACAATCGGATGAATTAGATATATTTCTTCAGACCCAG GGAGAGCAGCTGAGGCGCATGTTAGCGGAGACCGGTGAGAGGCACTATCGTGAACTTTTAAGAAGGACGGAAGAATCAGTTAGACGgagattaagagagaaagaAGCGGAGATCGAGAAAGCCACGCGTCGTCATGCAGAGCTCGAGGCACGTGCGACGCAGATCGAGGCGGAGACACGTGCTTGGCAGGCGAGAGCGGCGTCGAAAGAAGCAGAAGCGACGGCTCTACAAGCTCGGTTGCAGCAAGCCGTAGCTCACGGCGGTGGAGCCACGGTTGCGGAACCAAATTCCGGAAGCGTAGACGGTGTGGATGAAGCCGGAGACGCCGAATCGGCTTACGTTGATCCCGATCGCCTTGAATTGACCGGACGGAGCTGTAGGATTTGTTGCCGGCGATCGGCAACGGTGCTGGCTTTACCGTGTCGGCATTTGATCCTATGTAAAGGTTGCGACGGTTCTGTGCGAGTGTGTCCGCTTTGCTTCACCTCAAAAAGTTCAAGTGTAgaagttttcttttcttga